One part of the Aspergillus fumigatus Af293 chromosome 7, whole genome shotgun sequence genome encodes these proteins:
- a CDS encoding putative glutamine-serine-proline rich protein — protein MAAQEYYNSGYIGGQKPDTPLSDNSGNRPWTPPSSTVTPGPGMSYSPVVENRPYNYGAPPPPTTSYERPHNVYPSQTSEGMALGFSPQTKPQQYDNEYNNSGPPPYTQHSYGSPQSYPPYPTHDTYPAHPPTQPPYPQDRKDERGFMGAVAGGAVGAYAGHQVHHGVLGTIGGAITGSVAEDAIKKHKKKKKKEKKEGKWGHGRRSSSSSSSSDSDNGRAHHQQHPPAAASLRGNFSASSTEISLEHDYELTARCRSISGEMHRSSISLNSVLSNHFGSFVWARGGNFGASARNVHLAEGGRVLDAELADGNGHWKRAWVRLDERITNQNGHLVFLD, from the coding sequence ATGGCCGCGCAAGAGTACTATAATTCAGGCTATATTGGTGGCCAAAAGCCAGATACCCCATTAAGCGATAATAGCGGCAATCGACCATGGACCCCGCCATCCTCGACGGTTACTCCAGGACCTGGGATGTCCTACTCACCAGTCGTAGAAAATCGTCCTTACAACTATGGTGCCCCGCCTCCGCCAACAACCAGCTATGAGCGTCCTCACAACGTATACCCGTCTCAAACTTCAGAAGGCATGGCTCTGGGATTTTCCCCGCAGACAAAGCCACAACAGTACGACAATGAGTATAACAACTCTGGACCTCCACCTTACACCCAGCACTCCTATGGCTCGCCACAGTCATATCCCCCATACCCTACACATGACACCTATCCTGCGCACCCGCCCACTCAGCCGCCATATCCACAGGATCGAAAAGATGAAAGAGGCTTCATGGGAGCGGTTGCTGGAGGTGCTGTAGGGGCCTACGCCGGTCATCAAGTCCATCATGGCGTCTTGGGCACTATCGGAGGAGCGATCACTGGATCTGTCGCCGAAGACGCAATCAAGAAgcacaagaagaagaagaagaaggaaaagaaggaaggcAAATGGGGACATGGTCGCcggtcctcatcctcatcctcgtcatcggaCAGTGACAACGGTCGggctcatcatcaacaacatcctcctGCGGCGGCTTCTCTCCGAGGCAACTTTTCCGCCTCGTCGACGGAGATTAGCCTCGAGCACGATTATGAGCTGACAGCTAGATGCCGTTCGATCTCAGGGGAAATGCATCGGTCGAGTATCTCTCTGAACTCGGTCCTCTCCAACCACTTCGGTTCTTTTGTATGGGCACGTGGCGGTAATTTTGGAGCGTCGGCGAGAAATGTGCATCTTGCTGAAGGCGGAAGAGTACTTGACGCTGAGCTGGCCGACGGAAACGGCCATTGGAAGAGGGCATGGGTGAGATTGGATGAGCGGATCACGAACCAGAACGGACATCTTGTATTC
- a CDS encoding aldo/keto reductase, with protein sequence MAAELPPLLKASLEQTKVSYRQLGKSGLRVSVPILGGMSIGSPEWGSWILDEEKGLPLLKAAYDRGLTTWDTANNYSNGKSEEIIGKAIKHYNLPRHKILILTKCWSPVSEHDNHYVVPFADNMRQDKEYVNQFGLSRQAIFNAVNASLKRLGTDYIDLLQIHRFDPLTPIEETMEALNDLVRSGKVRYIGASSMRTYQFIMMQHCAEKHGWTKFVSMQNQYSLLYREEEREMNRFCNETGVGLIPWGPLDGGKLARPLSQVRGTTRSENTDPNAVTKADEMTISRVEELAKNKGWTMGQVALAWVNKRVASPIVGFSSVERMDEMIQVADRILTTDEERFLEEPYVPKPIGGHD encoded by the exons ATGGCCGCTGAACTTCCTCCCTTGCTGAAGGCTTCTCTGGAGCAAACGAAAGTCTCCTATCGTCAGCTAGGCAAGAGTGGCCTACGCGTTTCGGTGCCCATTCTCGGTGGCATGAGCATTGGCTCTCCGGAATGGGGATCATGGATtcttgacgaggagaag GGTCTACCCTTGTTGAAAGCTGCCTACGACCGGGGACTTACCACT TGGGACACCGCGAACAACTATTCTAACGGCAAATCGGAAGAAATCATTGGCAAGGCCATCAAACATTACAATCTTCCTCGGCATAAAATCCTCATTCTTACAAAATGTTGGTCACCTGTCAGTGAACACGACAACCATTATGTTGTTCCGTTCGCGGACAACATGCGGCAGGACAAGGAATACGTCAATCAATTCG GTCTATCCCGCCAAGCCATCTTCAACGCAGTCAACGCCTCGCTGAAACGCCTGGGTACCGACTACATTGATCTCCTTCAAATCCACCGCTTTGATCCCCTCACTCCCATCGAGGAGACCATGGAAGCTCTAAATGATCTGGTCCGAAGCGGGAAGGTTCGGTACATCGGCGCGAGCTCGATGAGGACGTACCAGTTCATCATGATGCAGCACTGCGCAGAAAAGCATGGGTGGACAAAGTTCGTCTCCATGCAGAATCAGTACAGTCTTCTCTATcgcgaggaggagcgggagatGAATCGCTTCTGTAATGAGACAGGCGTTGGTCTGATTCCT TGGGGTCCTCTCGACGGTGGTAAGCTTGCACGTCCGCTCTCACAAGTCCGAGGGACCACCCGCTCGGAGAACACCGACCCGAACGCAGTGACCAAGGCAGATGAGATGACCATCTCCAGAGTGGAGGAGTTGGCCAAGAACAAGGGCTGGACAATGGGTCAAGTGGCTTTAGCCTGGGTCAACAAGCGTGTGGCCAGTCCGATTGTGGGTTTCAGCTCTGTTGAGCGAATGGACGAAATGATTCAAGTCGCAGACCGGATCTTGACGACTGACGAGGAGAGATTCTTGGAGGAGCCATACGTGCCTAAGCCAATTGGTGGTCATGACTAG
- a CDS encoding dimethyladenosine transferase codes for MGKAARGKRNAPSSSPYQKPGAPLSKAASAIFKFNTDIGQHILKNPTIADAIVDKANVQPSQTVLEVGPGTGILTTRILEKAKKVIAVELDPRMAAEVTKTVQGTPAEKKLQVILGDFVKTDLSKLPPFQICISNTPYQISSPLIFKLLSMPNPPKTCILMVQREFALRLIARPGDSLYSRLSVNAQFFSRISHIMKVGKNNFRPPPQVESSVVRIEPKADRPNISWDEWDGMLRICFVRKNKTLRAGFMATKVRALIERNWITWVSMHPEKVTQADIDFLQGKDVSALQSVDEDMDMDQDGDEAVQGGDDEDDIFMDLGGETEAPVTTSKGSLVAIGDQQVPRAMVTKLVQAKIQRVLEQTNLANARAQKCDENNFLRLLHGFNTEGIHFS; via the exons ATGGGGAAAGCCGCACGAGGCAAGCGCAATGCGCCCTCCAGCTCTCCGTATCAGAAGCCCGGTGCGCCACTCTCCAAAGCAGCTTCTGCGATATTTAAGTTCAATACGGACATCGGCCAGCACATCTTGAAAAACCCCACAATCGCCGATGCCATCGTCGACAAGGCCAACGTTCAGCCCAGCCAGACGGTACTCGAAGTCGGTCCGGGTACGGGTATCCTGACGACGCGAATTCTTGAGAAAGCGAAAAAGGTCATTGCTGTCGAACTGGATCCCCGAATGGCAGCGGAAGTTACAAAGACGGTTCAGGGGACGCCTGCAGAGAAGAAACTTCAGGTTATTCTGGGCGATTTCGTCAAGACAGATCTCTCCAAGCTGCCTCCCTTCCAGATCTGCATCAGTAACACTCCTTATCAG ATTTCCTCCCCGCTCATTTTCAAGCTCCTTTCCATGCCTAATCCCCCAAAGACCTGCATTCTCATGGTTCAACGTGAATTTGCCCTTCGGTTGATTGCCCGTCCTGGAGACTCGTTATATTCACGACTATCAGTCAACGCACAGTTTTTCTCTCGAATCTCGCACATTATGAAAGTCGGCAAGAATAACTTCCGACCCCCTCCACAAGTCGAGTCTAGCGTGGTCCGGATTGAGCCCAAGGCGGACCGACCGAACATCAGCTGGGATGAATGGGATGGTATGCTCCGCATCTGCTTTGTACGAAAGAACAAGACCCTGCGCGCAGGTTTCATGGCCACGAAAGTGCGTGCGCTGATTGAGCGCAACTGGATCACTTGGGTCTCCATGCATCCAGAGAAGGTTACTCAGGCGGACATTGATTTCCTCCAGGGCAAGGATGTTTCTGCCCTACAAAgtgttgatgaggatatggatatgGACCAGGATGGCGATGAGGCGGTTCAGGGAggtgacgacgaggatgataTCTTCATGGATCTGGGAGGGGAGACCGAGGCCCCAGTTACTACGAGCAAGGGGTCGCTGGTGGCAATCGGTGACCAACAGGTCCCTCGGGCTATGGTGACGAAACTGGTTCAAGCGAAGATCCAACGAGTTTTGGAGCAAACCAATTTGGCGAACGCTCGTGCCCAGAAGTGTGATGAGAACAACTTCCTCCGCCTTCTACATGGATTCAATACTGAAGGTATTCACTTTTCTTGA